ATCTCCGGGGCGATGAACCCGGACTGCAGGATCTTCATCGTGATGGGCAAGACGGACCCGGACGGGGCCGACATCCGCCGTCAGCAGTCGATGGTGCTGGTGCCGCGCGACACGCCGGGCGTCACGGTCAAGCGGGCCATGCAGGTGTTCGGGTACGAGGACCACTCCCACGGCGGCCACGCCGAGGTGGTTTTCGATCACGCGCGCGTACCGGTGACGAACCTGGTCGGCGAGGAGGGCGGCGGCTTCGCCATCGCGCAGGCGCGGCTCGGTCCCGGCCGGATCCACCACTGCATGCGGCTGATCGGCATGGCGGAGCGGGCGATCGAGCTGATGTGCCGCCGGGCCGTCTCCCGCGAAGCCTTCGGCAAGGCGCTGGCCCAGCAGGGCGTGGTGCAGAACTGGATCGCGGACGCGCGGGTCGCCGTCGAGCAACTGCGGCTGCTGGTGCTGAAGACGGCCTGGATGATGGACACCGTCGGCAACAAGGGCGCCCACACGGAGATCCAGTCCATCAAGATCGCCACGCCCCGTGCGGTCGTCGGCATCCTCGACCGGGCGATCCAGTTGCACGGCGCGGGCGGCGTCAGCCAGGACTTCCCGCTGGCCGAGCTGTACGCGAGCGCCCGCACCCTGATGCTCGCCGACGGCCCGGACGAGGTGCACCAACGCTCGCTGGCGCGACGGGAGTTGAAGAAGTACCTGTAGTCGAAGAAGTACCTGTGGAAACGAGGGAGCCCCGGCAGCAGTGC
The Streptomyces sp. NBC_01485 genome window above contains:
- a CDS encoding acyl-CoA dehydrogenase family protein produces the protein MDFAFDARTEELRAKLLAFMDEYVYPAEPVAEEQRAALASPWDTPAVVEELKAEARRQGLWNLFLPDAEHGAGLTNLQYAPLAEITGRSPQLAPTALNCAAPDTGNMEVLAQFGDERQKKQWLEPLLAGEIRSAFAMTEPEVASSDATNITTLIERDEGGTSRSSEAESGGEYVITGRKWYISGAMNPDCRIFIVMGKTDPDGADIRRQQSMVLVPRDTPGVTVKRAMQVFGYEDHSHGGHAEVVFDHARVPVTNLVGEEGGGFAIAQARLGPGRIHHCMRLIGMAERAIELMCRRAVSREAFGKALAQQGVVQNWIADARVAVEQLRLLVLKTAWMMDTVGNKGAHTEIQSIKIATPRAVVGILDRAIQLHGAGGVSQDFPLAELYASARTLMLADGPDEVHQRSLARRELKKYL